One Thalassospira marina DNA window includes the following coding sequences:
- a CDS encoding carbohydrate ABC transporter permease: MAHSGPMTDWRKAKLPVFAFLAPATILYTLFMIYPLIDSIRLSFFSATNGGDLAFVGLDNYRTVLSDPDWSHTFWNSFWNNMKFFAVHMLVQNPIGIALAAVLSLPRLKLRNTYRTLIFMPTMLSVVIVGFIWQLILSPVWGVGADILDIVGLKSLFGPWLGKEGSALITMAFISVWQWVGIPMMLIYAALLAIPEDLVDAAIVDGATHFEVFWHIKLPLVLPTVAMVSILTFVGNFNAFDLIYAVKGALAGPNFSTDIMGTLFYRTFFGYQLQLGSPTLGATVASLMFLIILAGVLFYLFVVQRRLSRYQL; the protein is encoded by the coding sequence ATGGCGCATTCAGGGCCCATGACCGATTGGCGCAAGGCAAAGCTGCCTGTGTTTGCCTTTCTGGCACCCGCAACAATCCTTTATACGCTGTTTATGATTTACCCGTTGATTGATTCAATCCGGTTAAGTTTCTTCAGCGCAACCAATGGCGGCGATCTGGCCTTTGTCGGGCTGGATAATTATCGCACGGTGTTAAGTGACCCCGACTGGTCGCACACATTCTGGAACAGCTTCTGGAACAATATGAAGTTCTTTGCTGTTCACATGCTGGTGCAAAACCCGATCGGTATTGCCCTTGCAGCGGTGCTAAGCCTGCCGCGCCTTAAATTGCGCAATACCTATCGCACGCTGATCTTTATGCCGACCATGCTTTCTGTCGTGATTGTCGGTTTCATCTGGCAATTGATCCTGAGCCCCGTCTGGGGTGTTGGCGCCGATATTCTTGATATTGTCGGGCTGAAATCGCTGTTTGGGCCCTGGCTGGGCAAGGAAGGCAGTGCGCTGATCACTATGGCGTTTATTTCCGTCTGGCAGTGGGTTGGCATTCCGATGATGCTGATTTACGCAGCCTTGCTGGCGATCCCCGAAGATCTGGTTGATGCCGCCATTGTTGATGGCGCCACCCATTTCGAGGTGTTCTGGCACATTAAACTGCCGCTGGTTTTACCAACAGTTGCAATGGTTTCGATCCTGACCTTCGTTGGTAACTTCAATGCGTTCGATTTGATTTACGCTGTTAAGGGTGCGCTCGCCGGGCCGAACTTTTCGACCGATATTATGGGGACGCTGTTTTACCGAACCTTCTTTGGTTACCAGTTGCAGCTTGGCAGCCCGACGCTGGGCGCTACCGTCGCATCGCTGATGTTCCTGATTATCCTTGCCGGTGTGCTGTTCTATCTCTTTGTCGTGCAGCGCCGCCTGTCGCGCTATCAACTCTGA
- a CDS encoding N-acetylmuramic acid 6-phosphate etherase: MALSTEEFDLRFAGLDQWSDADFLTALWEGQMRAVASVGPVIAPLAAAAADIANRLLDGGRLVYAGAGTSGTVAWQDAKELGGTFGWPEDQTIVLVAGGVDSEPGVFNSAEDDIDAAKAAIRDHHIGPGDAVIGVAASGSTPFTVNAICAARAAGALTVGICNNADGALLSHADHGIFLDSAPEVIAGSTRMGAGTAQKAALNMLSTLVMNRLGRLFDNLMVGMRADNVKLQGRAVRIVAQIASCTADAAQAALENSGFDIRCAVLMVRGKTLPQAQEILASVNGNLRAALEYKG, translated from the coding sequence ATGGCATTAAGCACCGAAGAATTCGATTTGCGCTTTGCCGGATTGGACCAGTGGTCCGATGCCGATTTCCTTACTGCGCTTTGGGAAGGTCAGATGCGTGCTGTTGCATCTGTTGGCCCCGTGATCGCGCCTCTCGCTGCTGCTGCGGCAGATATTGCAAACCGCCTTCTTGATGGTGGCCGCCTGGTTTATGCCGGTGCTGGCACATCTGGCACAGTGGCCTGGCAGGATGCCAAGGAACTGGGCGGGACATTTGGCTGGCCCGAAGACCAGACCATTGTTCTGGTGGCAGGCGGTGTTGATAGTGAACCGGGTGTGTTCAATTCTGCCGAAGACGATATCGATGCCGCAAAGGCCGCCATTCGTGACCATCATATTGGCCCCGGCGACGCTGTAATCGGCGTGGCTGCAAGTGGATCAACCCCGTTTACTGTTAATGCCATATGTGCAGCCCGCGCGGCGGGTGCTTTGACTGTGGGTATTTGTAACAATGCCGATGGTGCACTTCTTTCACATGCCGATCACGGCATCTTTCTTGATAGCGCGCCCGAAGTTATTGCCGGTTCCACCCGTATGGGGGCCGGGACGGCACAAAAGGCCGCGCTTAACATGCTTTCAACGCTGGTGATGAACCGGCTGGGCCGTCTGTTTGACAACCTTATGGTGGGCATGCGCGCCGATAACGTGAAACTGCAGGGCCGGGCGGTGCGCATTGTCGCACAAATTGCGTCCTGCACTGCCGATGCTGCGCAAGCTGCACTTGAAAATTCCGGTTTTGACATTCGCTGCGCCGTTTTGATGGTGCGCGGCAAAACCCTGCCACAGGCACAAGAAATTCTGGCGTCCGTGAACGGCAATCTCCGGGCGGCGCTTGAATATAAGGGTTGA
- a CDS encoding GntR family transcriptional regulator has translation MIATDDVLKSLRARDFENTGHGPLYRRLQTAIKAIIDDGILKVEDALPSERDLATELGISRVTVRNAVRALVEDGVLIQRHGAGTFVAPRVEQALSRLTSFTEDMTTRGMSPGAVWLEKSVGYATPEEAMALNLSPGTEVARFRRLRTANDKPMALEFAVVPKQFIPHPEEVDKSLYDALAKYGKKPDRALQRLRAELFDNETARALGVPEGSAALYIERRSFLANGTPVEFTRSHYRGDSYDFIAEMQVDAR, from the coding sequence GTGATTGCAACGGATGACGTTTTAAAAAGCCTGCGCGCCCGCGATTTTGAAAATACCGGCCACGGCCCGCTTTATCGCCGTTTACAAACCGCGATAAAAGCCATCATCGATGACGGTATTTTAAAAGTCGAAGATGCCCTGCCCAGCGAACGCGACCTGGCGACCGAACTGGGCATTTCACGGGTGACGGTGCGCAATGCCGTCAGGGCGCTGGTGGAAGATGGCGTCTTGATCCAGCGGCATGGTGCAGGCACTTTTGTTGCCCCGCGCGTGGAACAGGCCCTGTCACGACTGACATCCTTTACCGAGGATATGACCACACGCGGCATGAGCCCGGGTGCCGTATGGCTGGAAAAATCGGTTGGTTACGCCACCCCGGAAGAAGCCATGGCCCTGAACCTGTCGCCGGGCACGGAAGTCGCACGTTTTCGCCGCCTGCGTACCGCCAATGACAAACCCATGGCGCTGGAATTTGCCGTGGTCCCCAAACAGTTCATCCCGCATCCCGAAGAAGTCGATAAATCGCTTTATGATGCGCTAGCGAAATACGGCAAAAAGCCCGATCGCGCCCTGCAGCGCCTGCGCGCCGAACTGTTTGACAATGAAACCGCCCGCGCATTGGGCGTGCCAGAAGGCAGTGCCGCGCTTTATATCGAACGGCGATCCTTCCTGGCGAATGGCACACCCGTTGAATTTACCCGATCCCATTATCGCGGCGACAGTTACGACTTTATCGCCGAAATGCAGGTGGATGCGCGATAG
- a CDS encoding BadF/BadG/BcrA/BcrD ATPase family protein, with the protein MNKPDSESLFLGVDGGGTRCRVRLSNGHGTILGEAVRGGANTRLGLEKIFAEITSAAFDALDQASLPHSRIADIHAGLGLAGLALERERKLVRAYPHPFASAVFETDAFTACLGAHNGADGAILIIGTGTCGQAIVGDTQLAVAGWGFEISDIGSGARIGKQALEKTLLAHENIGPATDLTHQLMARFNNSPEEMVAFAETARPSDYGQFTLAVFEALDNGDAIARDIVAQAKQANEQVLRRLLAFGAPKLTLMGGIAQRMADLMPDDIKNRLVPAAGDALDGAILMAKRQQGESR; encoded by the coding sequence ATGAATAAACCGGATTCCGAAAGTCTTTTCCTGGGCGTTGATGGCGGCGGCACGCGGTGCCGGGTGCGCCTGTCTAATGGCCATGGCACCATATTGGGCGAAGCCGTTCGCGGCGGGGCCAACACCCGCCTTGGACTTGAAAAAATCTTTGCGGAAATCACGTCGGCTGCGTTTGACGCACTGGATCAGGCCAGCCTCCCCCACAGCAGAATTGCCGATATTCATGCTGGTTTGGGCCTTGCCGGTTTGGCGCTGGAGCGCGAACGCAAACTGGTGCGCGCCTACCCACACCCATTTGCCAGCGCCGTTTTTGAAACCGATGCCTTTACTGCCTGCCTCGGCGCCCATAACGGCGCGGATGGGGCCATATTGATTATTGGCACCGGCACCTGTGGTCAGGCCATTGTTGGCGATACACAGTTGGCAGTTGCCGGTTGGGGTTTTGAAATTTCCGACATTGGCAGCGGCGCACGCATTGGTAAACAGGCACTGGAAAAAACGCTTCTGGCACACGAAAACATTGGTCCGGCAACCGACCTGACACACCAGTTAATGGCACGATTTAATAACAGCCCGGAAGAAATGGTTGCCTTTGCCGAAACCGCCCGCCCGTCAGATTACGGGCAGTTCACCCTGGCAGTATTTGAGGCACTTGATAATGGCGATGCCATTGCACGTGACATAGTGGCACAGGCAAAACAGGCAAATGAACAGGTTTTGCGCCGGCTTTTGGCCTTTGGCGCACCCAAGCTGACATTAATGGGCGGCATTGCCCAGCGCATGGCAGATTTAATGCCAGATGACATTAAAAACAGGCTTGTCCCGGCTGCCGGTGACGCGCTTGATGGTGCCATTCTGATGGCCAAACGCCAACAGGGGGAAAGCCGGTGA
- a CDS encoding ABC transporter substrate-binding protein, translated as MSNKLLAKGLAGALAASVALVPLMAQAGDLVIESWRNDDIDIWNDKIIPAFNEKHPDIHVSFKPTTPTEYNAALNAKLSGGTAGDLIACRPFDASLELYKQGNLASLNDLAGMDNFSDVAKSAWQTDDGSTTFCVPMASVIHGFIYNKEAFEEVGVEVPKTTEEFFQVLDKIKEDGTYVPMAMGTADQWEAATMGFQNIGPNHWNGEEGRKALIDGSQKFTDKPYVDTFAELARWKDYLPDGFEAISYPDAQNLFSLGRAAIYPAGSWDISLFNKQADFKFSAFPPPAPAGSDTCYISDHTDIGMGLNAKSKNAEEAKVFLEWMTGPDFAKLYSNALPGFFSLSNAKVDIEDPVAQEFVSWRQKCKSTIRNSYQILSRGTPNLENELWNISAQVINGTLTPEEGAKKAEDGLQKWYAPHQK; from the coding sequence ATGTCGAACAAACTATTGGCAAAAGGGCTTGCAGGTGCCTTGGCGGCAAGTGTCGCCCTGGTTCCCTTGATGGCGCAGGCCGGTGACCTTGTCATTGAAAGCTGGCGTAACGACGATATCGATATCTGGAATGACAAAATCATTCCCGCTTTCAATGAAAAGCACCCCGATATTCACGTATCGTTCAAGCCGACCACCCCGACCGAATATAACGCTGCCCTGAACGCAAAGCTTTCGGGTGGTACTGCTGGCGACCTGATCGCCTGCCGTCCGTTTGATGCATCGCTTGAACTTTACAAACAGGGCAATCTTGCATCGCTTAACGACCTTGCTGGCATGGACAATTTTTCTGACGTCGCCAAATCCGCCTGGCAGACCGACGATGGTTCAACCACCTTCTGCGTGCCGATGGCATCGGTCATTCATGGCTTCATCTATAACAAGGAAGCCTTTGAAGAAGTTGGCGTAGAAGTCCCGAAAACCACCGAAGAATTCTTCCAGGTTCTTGATAAGATCAAGGAAGACGGCACCTACGTTCCGATGGCAATGGGCACGGCTGACCAGTGGGAAGCCGCAACCATGGGCTTCCAGAATATCGGTCCGAACCACTGGAACGGCGAAGAAGGCCGCAAAGCCCTGATCGATGGCAGCCAGAAATTCACCGACAAACCCTATGTCGATACCTTCGCAGAACTGGCCCGCTGGAAAGATTACCTGCCTGATGGCTTTGAAGCCATTTCGTACCCGGATGCGCAAAACCTGTTCTCGCTTGGTCGTGCGGCCATTTACCCGGCTGGTTCGTGGGATATTTCCCTGTTTAACAAACAGGCTGACTTCAAATTCAGCGCATTCCCGCCGCCCGCACCGGCTGGTTCGGATACCTGCTATATCAGTGACCACACCGATATCGGTATGGGTCTGAACGCAAAGTCGAAAAATGCCGAAGAAGCAAAAGTCTTCCTTGAATGGATGACCGGCCCGGACTTCGCAAAGCTGTATTCCAACGCACTGCCGGGCTTCTTCTCGCTGTCGAATGCCAAGGTCGATATCGAAGATCCGGTTGCCCAGGAATTCGTAAGCTGGCGCCAGAAATGCAAATCCACCATTCGTAACTCCTACCAGATTCTGTCGCGCGGTACGCCGAACCTGGAAAACGAACTGTGGAACATTTCCGCACAGGTTATCAATGGTACTTTGACCCCGGAAGAAGGGGCGAAGAAAGCCGAAGATGGCCTGCAGAAATGGTATGCACCGCATCAGAAATGA